Proteins from a genomic interval of Arthrobacter sp. CAN_C5:
- a CDS encoding response regulator gives MPINPAPINPAPESPTIRVALVDDQRLVRSGFTMLINSQPDLHVVCEAGNGAEAVAALQATRADVVLMDVRMPGMDGIEATRRILAQASAAPGPGEGSGPKIVVLTTFDLDEYALAAIQAGASGFLLKDAPPEELLEAIRTVYRGDAVIAPSTTRRLLDHVAPMLRRSSPATGANADAVKSLTAREREVFELIARGLSNPEIAGSLYLSEATVKTHVGHILAKLHARDRVQAVLIAYETSVVQP, from the coding sequence GTGCCCATCAACCCCGCGCCCATCAACCCCGCTCCCGAAAGCCCCACCATCCGGGTGGCCCTCGTGGATGATCAGCGGCTGGTTCGCAGCGGCTTCACCATGCTGATCAACTCCCAGCCCGATCTGCACGTGGTGTGCGAGGCGGGCAACGGCGCCGAGGCTGTCGCCGCGTTGCAGGCGACCCGTGCCGACGTCGTACTGATGGACGTCAGGATGCCGGGAATGGACGGCATCGAAGCAACCCGACGCATCCTCGCGCAGGCATCCGCCGCGCCCGGACCCGGGGAAGGCAGCGGCCCGAAGATCGTGGTGCTGACCACCTTTGATCTGGATGAATATGCGCTGGCGGCCATCCAGGCCGGCGCCAGCGGGTTTCTGCTCAAGGACGCACCACCAGAGGAACTGCTTGAGGCCATCCGCACCGTGTATCGGGGGGACGCCGTCATCGCGCCGTCCACCACCCGGAGGTTGCTGGACCATGTCGCCCCGATGCTGCGCCGTTCCTCCCCCGCGACGGGGGCGAATGCCGACGCGGTGAAGTCGTTGACCGCGCGGGAGCGGGAAGTCTTTGAACTGATCGCCCGGGGACTGTCCAACCCGGAGATTGCGGGCAGCCTCTACCTTTCGGAAGCGACAGTGAAGACCCATGTGGGCCATATCCTTGCGAAGCTCCACGCCAGGGACCGAGTGCAGGCGGTCCTGATTGCCTACGAAACGTCAGTGGTGCAGCCCTAG
- a CDS encoding sensor histidine kinase, with protein MDLHHRLARLLRAHPGRVDFVIMVVLFLLLVTPTALSGVGPLELLAAVGLILPLAWRRSRTVLAAGLIATVSVLQIIFYVWPLPGQVAVLIALYALAAYAPRWASLGGLAVASVGCFAGLLRYSREYGISPLEMRDASLPLFVVIAVLVQALILLCWTFGDLARNRRLTLQALEDRTRRLEVERQQERDLAAADERSHIAREMHDIVAHSLSVIITQADGARYASAHDAAVAPATLGTIAETGRASLREMRRLLGVLRGDEEASTRPLPVLADIPTLIETVQHAGLSTGYTVKGTGRRELPAGAELTAYRVVQESLTNVLKHAGPDACAVVELVWTPRGLSLTIDDDGRGAGADPSSTGAEQGIKGMRERLRLYDGDLAAAAQAGGGYRITAFIPYTEA; from the coding sequence ATGGACCTCCATCATCGCCTCGCACGATTGCTGCGTGCCCACCCGGGCCGCGTGGACTTCGTGATCATGGTGGTGCTGTTTCTGCTGCTGGTGACCCCCACGGCCCTCTCGGGTGTCGGCCCCCTTGAACTGCTGGCGGCCGTCGGGCTGATTCTTCCGCTCGCCTGGCGGCGATCACGGACCGTTCTCGCTGCGGGACTGATCGCAACCGTCTCCGTCCTACAAATCATTTTCTATGTGTGGCCGTTACCCGGCCAGGTGGCGGTGCTGATTGCCCTGTATGCCCTGGCTGCGTATGCGCCCCGGTGGGCCAGTCTTGGCGGGCTTGCGGTCGCTTCGGTTGGGTGTTTCGCCGGCCTGCTGAGGTACAGCCGCGAATATGGCATCAGTCCGCTCGAGATGCGGGACGCCTCGCTGCCGTTGTTCGTTGTCATCGCTGTCCTGGTTCAGGCTCTGATCCTGTTGTGCTGGACGTTTGGCGACCTGGCCCGCAACCGTCGGCTCACCCTCCAGGCCCTTGAAGACCGGACCCGGCGCCTGGAGGTGGAACGCCAACAGGAAAGGGATCTCGCAGCCGCTGACGAACGCAGCCACATCGCCCGGGAAATGCACGACATCGTGGCCCACTCCCTGTCGGTCATCATCACCCAGGCCGACGGCGCCAGGTACGCGAGCGCCCACGACGCCGCGGTGGCTCCCGCGACGCTCGGCACGATCGCTGAAACCGGCAGGGCATCGCTGCGCGAAATGCGCCGCCTGCTGGGCGTCCTGCGCGGGGATGAGGAAGCCTCCACCCGTCCGCTCCCGGTACTCGCCGACATCCCCACGCTGATTGAGACCGTTCAGCACGCCGGGCTCAGCACCGGCTACACGGTCAAGGGCACCGGCCGCCGGGAGCTTCCCGCCGGTGCCGAGCTCACCGCCTACCGGGTGGTGCAGGAATCCCTCACCAACGTGCTGAAGCATGCTGGCCCGGACGCCTGCGCCGTCGTCGAGCTGGTATGGACGCCCCGCGGCCTGAGCCTGACCATCGACGACGACGGCCGCGGCGCTGGTGCCGACCCCTCCTCCACCGGGGCGGAGCAGGGCATCAAGGGGATGCGCGAGAGACTCAGACTTTACGATGGGGACCTGGCCGCCGCAGCGCAAGCCGGCGGCGGGTACCGCATTACAGCATTCATCCCCTACACGGAAGCCTGA
- a CDS encoding 3-isopropylmalate dehydrogenase, translating to MSEFSSPIQLAVIPGDGIGPEVIAEAVKVLRSVTANLDTSFALTEYQLGAEHWLATGETLPEETLEKLRQHDAILFGAVGAAPGDTRIPSGLIEREMLLKLRFALDHFVNLRPSRLYPGIASPLAAPGDIDFIVVREGTEGPYVGNGGSLRTGTVHEIATEVSLNTAHGVERVVRDAFRRANDRPRRHLTLVHKHNVLVYAGHLWKRTVEAVAAEFPEVTHDYLHVDAAMIFLVTDPARFDVIVTDNLFGDIITDLAAAVTGGIGLAASGNINMDRTAPSMFEPVHGSAPDIAGKQVADPTAAILSVALLLHHLGFDDAAARVERAVDDDVASRTGGGRTTAQIGDAIAALVS from the coding sequence ATGAGCGAATTCTCTTCACCAATCCAGCTGGCAGTCATCCCCGGGGACGGAATCGGACCGGAGGTCATCGCCGAGGCGGTGAAGGTGCTTCGCAGCGTCACCGCCAACCTTGACACCTCCTTCGCCCTGACCGAATACCAGCTCGGAGCGGAGCACTGGCTGGCCACCGGAGAGACCCTTCCCGAAGAGACCCTCGAAAAGCTCAGGCAGCATGACGCGATCCTCTTCGGGGCCGTCGGCGCAGCTCCGGGAGACACGCGCATCCCCTCGGGGCTGATCGAGCGGGAAATGTTGCTGAAGCTCCGGTTCGCGCTGGACCACTTCGTGAACCTGCGACCCTCCCGGCTGTATCCCGGCATCGCGAGTCCGCTGGCAGCCCCCGGGGACATCGACTTCATTGTGGTCCGCGAAGGCACCGAGGGGCCCTACGTCGGCAACGGCGGATCGCTGCGCACGGGTACTGTCCACGAGATTGCCACCGAGGTTTCCCTGAACACGGCGCACGGTGTGGAGCGGGTGGTTCGTGACGCTTTCCGGCGGGCCAACGACCGGCCGCGCCGGCACCTCACGCTGGTCCACAAACACAATGTACTGGTCTACGCGGGTCACCTCTGGAAGCGGACGGTCGAGGCCGTCGCCGCCGAGTTCCCCGAGGTCACCCACGACTACCTCCATGTGGACGCCGCGATGATCTTCCTGGTCACTGATCCTGCCCGGTTCGACGTCATCGTCACCGATAACCTGTTCGGCGATATCATCACCGACCTCGCCGCGGCGGTCACGGGCGGGATTGGCCTCGCGGCGTCGGGCAACATCAACATGGACCGCACCGCACCCTCCATGTTCGAGCCGGTCCATGGGTCAGCCCCCGACATCGCCGGGAAGCAGGTGGCCGACCCGACGGCTGCCATCCTCTCCGTTGCCTTGCTGCTGCATCACCTTGGGTTCGACGACGCAGCAGCCCGGGTGGAGCGTGCCGTGGACGACGACGTCGCCTCCCGCACCGGTGGGGGCCGGACTACAGCCCAAATCGGCGATGCGATCGCCGCCTTGGTGTCCTAA
- a CDS encoding branched-chain amino acid aminotransferase, giving the protein MTATDLEFSQHPSANPTSDQERAEILAEPGFGNHFTDHTVVVDYKADNTGAGGWGNARLEAYGPIALDPAAAVLHYGQEIFEGMKAYRHEDGSVWTFRADQNAARLNRSAARLALPQLPEAIFLESLRQLVAADQNWIPTREGESLYLRPFMIATEAFLGVRPAREVSFRVIASPAGNYFGGELAPVDIWVSRNYARAGRGGTGNAKCGGNYAASLAAQLEAEAQGCKQVLFLDQFNDNAVEELGGMNVFFVFKDGSLVTPALSGTILEGVTRSSVIQLGKDRGLTVTERKITLDEWRDGVASGDITEVFACGTAAVITPIGQLKDGSEVIGAPDSKAGEVTMSIREQLLGIQTGTSEDTHGWLTRLV; this is encoded by the coding sequence ATGACAGCCACCGACCTGGAATTTAGCCAGCACCCCTCCGCCAACCCCACCTCCGATCAGGAACGCGCCGAGATTCTCGCCGAGCCAGGGTTCGGAAACCACTTCACTGATCACACCGTTGTGGTCGACTACAAGGCTGACAACACCGGTGCCGGCGGGTGGGGCAACGCCCGCCTCGAAGCCTACGGACCCATCGCGCTCGACCCGGCTGCAGCAGTACTGCACTACGGCCAGGAAATCTTCGAGGGCATGAAGGCCTACCGTCACGAGGACGGCTCGGTGTGGACGTTCCGTGCCGATCAGAACGCCGCCCGCCTGAACCGTTCAGCGGCACGCCTCGCGTTGCCGCAGCTGCCCGAGGCCATTTTCCTGGAGTCTCTCCGCCAGTTGGTGGCCGCGGACCAGAACTGGATCCCCACCCGCGAGGGCGAAAGCCTCTACCTGCGGCCGTTCATGATCGCCACCGAGGCGTTCCTCGGTGTGCGCCCGGCCCGCGAAGTGTCCTTCAGGGTCATCGCATCGCCAGCAGGTAACTACTTCGGTGGGGAACTGGCACCCGTGGACATCTGGGTATCCCGCAACTACGCCCGCGCCGGGCGTGGGGGTACCGGCAACGCAAAATGTGGAGGCAACTATGCCGCTTCCCTCGCCGCGCAGCTGGAGGCCGAGGCACAGGGCTGCAAGCAGGTCCTCTTCCTCGACCAGTTCAACGACAACGCCGTCGAGGAACTCGGCGGAATGAACGTCTTCTTCGTCTTCAAGGACGGGTCACTGGTGACCCCCGCCCTCTCCGGCACCATCCTGGAGGGCGTTACCCGCTCATCGGTGATTCAGCTGGGCAAGGACCGGGGCCTGACAGTCACCGAACGGAAGATCACCCTCGACGAGTGGCGTGACGGGGTGGCCTCCGGCGACATCACCGAGGTATTCGCCTGCGGCACCGCCGCGGTCATTACCCCGATCGGTCAGCTGAAGGATGGCTCCGAGGTCATCGGCGCCCCCGATTCCAAGGCGGGCGAGGTCACCATGTCCATCCGCGAACAGCTGCTCGGCATCCAGACCGGCACCTCGGAGGACACCCACGGTTGGCTGACCCGCCTGGTCTGA
- a CDS encoding bifunctional diguanylate cyclase/phosphodiesterase has protein sequence MPRKEADPRLAMLVDGIVRLSRGDLSSRMEPSAARDDVDAVITGFNLLAEELELVHRDFEERVENRTAMLHQAHLDMRTMAMTDALTGLDNRSALLGKLQEQLETEEGTPPPAIILLDLDSFKDVNDSFGHDAGDRVLQEVARRLLGAVRDTDTVARLGGDEFAILVPEATLEIALRIANRALAALGDRITLAELHVFSRASIGVRLADPRQEAESILLDADTAMYAAKREGRSTIKVFEPVMLYQRQLRSQIASELRDAISTNQLSLNYQPVVDLRDGRVLGLEVLVRWNHPTRGFIMPDEFIPLAEEIGAVVELDRWVMAAAIRQYSLWRTELQLDDDFQLRLNLSAVELQQLDLVDYVRGLLRRFDIPPAALVLEITETALVTGGEVETYSLLSLKQLGVCIEIDDFGTGYSSISYLRKLPVSMVKVDRSLLNELSTGSIQFDFISAILQLIRAAGLEAVFEGIETYDQVQKLQEMGCIGGQGYYFSRPLPVEETTALLRSAATLPLAS, from the coding sequence ATGCCTAGGAAAGAGGCAGACCCGCGCCTGGCCATGCTGGTCGACGGGATCGTCCGGCTCTCCCGCGGTGACCTCAGCAGCCGGATGGAACCCTCAGCGGCACGCGACGACGTCGACGCCGTCATCACCGGCTTCAACCTCCTCGCTGAAGAGCTGGAACTGGTCCACCGCGACTTCGAAGAGCGGGTGGAAAACCGCACAGCGATGCTCCACCAGGCACACCTGGACATGCGGACGATGGCCATGACCGACGCACTGACCGGTCTGGACAACCGGAGCGCACTACTGGGCAAACTTCAGGAACAGCTGGAAACGGAAGAGGGCACTCCCCCGCCCGCCATCATCCTGCTGGACCTCGATTCCTTCAAGGACGTCAACGACAGTTTCGGGCACGACGCCGGCGACCGCGTGCTCCAGGAGGTAGCCCGCCGCCTGCTCGGGGCGGTCCGCGACACCGATACCGTCGCGCGGCTCGGCGGCGACGAGTTCGCAATCCTGGTTCCCGAGGCCACCCTTGAGATCGCGCTCCGGATCGCCAACCGGGCGCTCGCCGCCCTGGGAGACCGGATCACGCTCGCCGAGCTTCACGTCTTCTCCCGCGCCAGCATCGGTGTGCGGTTGGCCGATCCGCGCCAGGAAGCCGAAAGCATCCTGCTGGACGCCGATACCGCCATGTACGCCGCCAAACGCGAGGGCCGCAGCACCATCAAGGTCTTCGAACCGGTCATGCTGTACCAGCGCCAGCTGCGGAGCCAGATCGCGTCCGAGCTCCGGGACGCCATCTCCACGAACCAGCTCTCCCTCAACTACCAGCCCGTGGTGGACCTGCGCGACGGGCGGGTCCTCGGGCTTGAGGTGCTGGTCCGCTGGAATCACCCCACCCGGGGTTTCATCATGCCCGACGAGTTCATCCCACTGGCCGAGGAGATCGGTGCAGTGGTTGAGCTCGACCGATGGGTAATGGCGGCAGCCATCCGCCAATATTCGCTGTGGCGAACTGAACTGCAGCTCGACGACGACTTCCAGCTTCGGCTTAACCTCTCGGCCGTGGAACTGCAGCAGCTGGACCTGGTGGACTACGTGCGTGGACTCCTGCGAAGGTTCGATATCCCGCCGGCGGCGCTGGTGCTGGAAATCACCGAAACCGCGCTGGTGACCGGTGGCGAGGTGGAAACCTATTCGCTGCTGAGCCTGAAGCAGCTGGGCGTGTGCATCGAGATCGACGATTTCGGCACCGGGTACTCCTCCATCAGCTACCTGCGAAAGCTACCCGTCAGCATGGTGAAGGTGGACCGGTCCCTACTCAATGAACTGTCGACCGGATCCATCCAGTTCGACTTCATTTCTGCAATCCTCCAGCTGATTCGCGCAGCGGGGCTGGAGGCCGTCTTCGAAGGCATCGAAACGTACGACCAGGTGCAGAAGCTGCAGGAGATGGGCTGCATCGGCGGCCAGGGCTACTACTTCAGCCGGCCCTTGCCGGTCGAGGAAACCACGGCCCTGCTGCGTTCCGCGGCCACCCTGCCCCTCGCCTCTTAA
- a CDS encoding STAS/SEC14 domain-containing protein: MREDQPDWVIRLVMPQGVEVTGEIAEAHAARARALAGDDLRPVLLVISGVSAISREARAVLASSRTSSAIAVLGESPVDRVIANFLLGGEPPPCPTRFFTTESEAMAWLGSGPDA, encoded by the coding sequence GTGCGGGAGGATCAGCCGGATTGGGTAATCAGGCTGGTCATGCCCCAGGGCGTGGAGGTCACCGGTGAAATTGCTGAGGCACACGCGGCGAGGGCGAGGGCCCTGGCTGGAGACGATCTGCGCCCGGTCCTGCTGGTAATTTCGGGCGTCAGCGCGATCAGCCGTGAAGCCCGCGCCGTCCTCGCCTCCTCACGCACCTCCTCGGCGATCGCCGTCCTGGGCGAGTCCCCGGTGGACCGCGTGATCGCGAACTTTTTGCTCGGTGGCGAACCGCCGCCGTGCCCCACCCGGTTCTTCACCACCGAGTCCGAGGCAATGGCCTGGTTGGGAAGCGGCCCGGATGCCTAG
- a CDS encoding glycosyltransferase family 2 protein: MKNHKVAAAPVRKNKDVPPAARKRQWGAEKRSEPLSIVHPTPSRRKIALGRLAIVATMVGWASYVVTTILRQLIENPTAGFRFQFEAVSYLIVVTFLTFSALLYLVARQGALYRFRDHKRVPRGELDRHFAHYEDGITVLVPSYAEEPQVVRATLWSAALQEFPDLKVVLLLDDPPAPSDAAVAERLRITRELTEGIEAQLLEPSTRFNDSLTAFRERLTAPIEDGIDELELLTTEYVAAATWLEDMAAAESIEDHVDEFFVDLVLMGLARELRLTVLGLTAARAQGRQPAADRLDELYLRLCRIFTVRLETFERKMFASLSHEANKAMNLNSYISLMGKRWHREESPNGTILRPAEGPAQVDLDVPDTTYLLTLDADSLLLRDYCLRLVYLLESPGNERVAVTQTPYSSFRGAPTRIERVAGATTDIQHILHQGMSYYGATFWVGANAVIRKEALMDILEVEDVGGFEIHTYIQDRTVIEDTESSVDLGAHGWTLVNYPERLSYSATPPDFGSLVVQRRRWANGGLLILPKLWNQLSERRHRRDRILMREVLLRVNYMASIAWASFGLLFLLMYPYDSRLLSPLVFLTALPYFLAMGSDLRDCGHRFSDIFRIYGFNIVLLPVNLAGVLKSIQQAFTGEKIPFVRTPKVKDRTAAPALYVFIPYAIVAFSVLTLWRDVSQGNWGNAAFAGFNAILAAGAIRAYIGVNNSIVDMVLGVLNWLYVPPRKKPEAKSRVIEKTPEEADWSSILYHGDRRLNRDLRGSNDRRRRISSR; this comes from the coding sequence ATGAAGAATCACAAAGTGGCTGCAGCGCCCGTCCGGAAAAACAAGGATGTACCCCCGGCGGCCCGCAAGCGGCAATGGGGCGCCGAGAAGCGCTCCGAACCTCTATCGATTGTCCACCCGACGCCGTCGCGCCGGAAGATTGCTCTTGGCCGGCTGGCTATCGTGGCGACCATGGTCGGCTGGGCCTCCTACGTGGTCACCACGATCCTTCGGCAGCTTATCGAGAACCCGACTGCGGGTTTCCGGTTCCAGTTCGAGGCTGTCTCCTACCTCATTGTGGTCACGTTCCTCACCTTCTCGGCGCTGCTGTATCTGGTGGCGCGGCAGGGCGCCCTGTACCGCTTCAGGGACCACAAACGGGTACCCCGTGGTGAGCTGGACCGGCACTTCGCGCACTATGAAGACGGCATCACCGTCCTGGTGCCCTCCTACGCCGAGGAGCCCCAGGTGGTTCGTGCCACCCTCTGGTCGGCAGCCCTTCAGGAGTTCCCGGACTTGAAAGTGGTTCTCCTCCTCGATGACCCTCCCGCGCCTTCCGACGCGGCAGTAGCCGAGAGGCTCCGGATTACCCGGGAACTGACGGAGGGCATCGAAGCACAGCTGCTCGAACCCTCCACCCGGTTCAACGACTCCCTCACCGCCTTCCGCGAACGTCTCACGGCACCCATCGAAGACGGCATCGACGAGCTGGAACTGCTCACCACCGAATACGTCGCCGCCGCAACCTGGCTCGAGGACATGGCCGCCGCGGAAAGCATCGAGGATCACGTGGACGAGTTCTTCGTTGACCTGGTGCTGATGGGATTGGCCCGGGAGCTCCGGCTCACAGTGCTGGGCCTCACCGCGGCCCGCGCCCAGGGCCGACAACCGGCCGCGGACCGCCTGGACGAGCTGTACCTGCGGCTCTGCCGCATCTTCACGGTGCGGCTGGAAACGTTCGAGCGCAAGATGTTCGCTTCCCTGTCACACGAAGCCAACAAGGCGATGAACCTGAACTCTTACATTTCCCTGATGGGGAAGCGCTGGCACCGGGAAGAATCCCCCAACGGCACCATCCTGCGTCCCGCCGAGGGTCCAGCCCAGGTGGACCTCGATGTGCCCGACACCACCTACTTGCTTACGCTCGACGCCGATTCGCTCCTGCTCCGCGACTACTGCCTTCGCCTGGTCTACCTTCTGGAATCCCCCGGCAATGAACGGGTGGCGGTCACCCAGACGCCGTACTCCTCCTTCCGTGGGGCACCCACCCGGATTGAGCGGGTGGCCGGAGCCACGACCGACATCCAGCACATTCTGCACCAGGGCATGTCCTATTACGGGGCCACCTTCTGGGTGGGCGCCAACGCGGTCATCCGCAAAGAGGCCCTGATGGACATCCTCGAGGTCGAGGATGTTGGTGGGTTCGAGATCCACACCTACATCCAGGACCGGACGGTCATCGAGGACACCGAGTCGAGCGTGGACCTCGGAGCCCACGGGTGGACGCTGGTCAACTATCCCGAGCGGCTCAGCTACAGCGCCACTCCCCCTGACTTCGGATCCCTCGTGGTGCAGCGCCGCCGGTGGGCCAACGGTGGCCTGCTGATCCTGCCGAAGCTGTGGAACCAGCTGTCCGAGCGACGCCACCGCCGGGACCGGATCCTGATGCGGGAAGTGCTGCTCCGGGTCAACTACATGGCCTCGATCGCCTGGGCGAGCTTCGGGCTGCTCTTCCTGCTGATGTACCCGTATGACAGCCGGCTCCTGAGTCCGCTGGTCTTCCTGACGGCGCTGCCCTACTTCCTGGCCATGGGAAGCGACCTGAGGGACTGCGGACACCGGTTCAGCGACATTTTCAGGATCTACGGGTTCAACATCGTGCTGCTACCGGTGAACCTGGCGGGCGTGCTGAAATCCATCCAGCAGGCCTTCACCGGCGAGAAGATTCCCTTCGTGCGTACCCCCAAGGTCAAGGACCGGACGGCGGCACCAGCCCTGTACGTCTTTATCCCGTATGCGATTGTCGCCTTCTCGGTCCTGACCCTGTGGCGCGATGTCTCTCAGGGAAACTGGGGTAACGCCGCGTTCGCAGGATTCAATGCAATACTGGCGGCGGGGGCAATCCGCGCCTACATTGGGGTTAACAATTCAATTGTGGACATGGTTCTTGGAGTCCTAAACTGGCTCTACGTGCCGCCCCGCAAGAAGCCTGAAGCAAAGTCGCGGGTGATTGAGAAAACCCCCGAAGAAGCTGACTGGTCATCGATCCTGTACCACGGTGACCGTCGGCTCAACCGTGATCTCCGGGGCTCCAACGACCGTCGTCGCAGGATCTCCTCGCGGTAG
- a CDS encoding glycosyl hydrolase family 18 — protein MARHFPGRKLSFVRLVLVVGVLAAVVGASFTGWNRFEDARAAEGTGSWFTGYVDATATPFYAFERPRTDEGSSVMLSFIVADPENPCEPSWGAAYSFDEAESTMDLDRRIARLVQGGGEVAVSFGGLLNDELATSCADVDDLKDAYASVVERYNLTTIDLDVEGENLLDTEAGERRAEALSLLQEERLAADEPLNIWLTLPVAPSGLTEPGTTAVTQMLEGGVDLAGVNIMTMDFGGSKPQSMSMLDASIAAAEATHSQLSTLYSRANMALGPQALWTKLGLTPMVGQNDVVSEVFSLDDAAGLNAFAVEHGVGRMSMWSLNRDVTCSDNYADVSVVSVGCSGIDQNGLSFAQLLGQGFEGSSESIPTASATPEPTPELVEDNPETSPYPIWSEDATYVAEQRVVWHGNVYVAKWWNEEATPDNPVLQADETPWTLIGPVLPGEKPVSAPTIPAGVIDEWDPEEVYESGDRIRLDDHVFVAKWWSQGDSPEAALQGSAGSPWNRLSNDDVVKLLEDLENDD, from the coding sequence GTGGCAAGACATTTTCCGGGCCGGAAACTCTCGTTTGTCCGGCTCGTTCTTGTGGTGGGGGTTCTTGCCGCAGTAGTCGGCGCTTCATTTACCGGGTGGAACCGTTTCGAGGACGCCAGGGCAGCGGAAGGCACCGGATCCTGGTTCACCGGGTACGTCGACGCCACCGCTACTCCGTTCTACGCGTTCGAGCGTCCGAGGACCGACGAGGGCAGCAGCGTCATGCTGTCCTTCATCGTCGCGGACCCGGAGAATCCCTGCGAGCCGTCCTGGGGTGCGGCCTACAGCTTTGACGAAGCCGAGTCCACCATGGATCTGGATCGCCGGATCGCCAGGCTCGTTCAGGGCGGTGGCGAGGTGGCTGTGTCCTTTGGAGGTCTCCTCAACGACGAGCTCGCCACGTCCTGCGCTGACGTTGACGACTTGAAGGATGCCTACGCCTCGGTCGTGGAGCGGTACAACCTCACCACCATCGATCTGGACGTCGAGGGCGAGAACCTCCTGGACACCGAGGCCGGCGAGCGCAGGGCCGAGGCCCTGTCGCTGCTGCAGGAAGAGCGGCTGGCAGCTGACGAACCGTTGAACATCTGGCTCACGCTCCCGGTGGCGCCCTCGGGCCTGACCGAGCCGGGCACCACAGCCGTCACGCAGATGCTTGAGGGTGGGGTTGATCTTGCGGGAGTCAACATCATGACCATGGACTTTGGGGGTAGCAAGCCCCAGTCGATGAGCATGTTGGACGCGTCGATCGCCGCAGCAGAGGCCACCCATTCGCAGCTGTCCACTCTTTACAGCCGGGCCAACATGGCGCTTGGTCCGCAGGCGCTCTGGACGAAACTGGGGTTGACCCCGATGGTGGGGCAGAACGACGTCGTCAGCGAGGTCTTCTCCCTGGACGACGCCGCGGGCCTCAACGCCTTCGCCGTCGAGCACGGAGTCGGTCGGATGTCCATGTGGTCACTGAACCGGGATGTCACCTGCAGTGACAACTACGCCGATGTGTCGGTAGTCTCCGTGGGCTGCAGCGGAATTGACCAGAACGGGCTGAGCTTTGCCCAGCTTCTGGGGCAGGGGTTTGAGGGCAGCTCCGAGAGCATCCCGACGGCGTCAGCGACGCCCGAGCCCACCCCCGAGCTGGTCGAGGACAACCCCGAAACCAGCCCGTACCCCATCTGGTCGGAGGACGCCACCTACGTTGCTGAGCAGCGTGTGGTCTGGCATGGCAACGTCTATGTCGCCAAATGGTGGAACGAGGAGGCAACTCCCGACAACCCGGTACTGCAGGCCGACGAGACGCCGTGGACCCTGATCGGGCCGGTGCTGCCGGGCGAGAAACCAGTCAGCGCGCCCACCATTCCCGCTGGAGTCATCGACGAGTGGGATCCCGAAGAGGTCTACGAGAGCGGCGACCGGATCCGGCTCGATGACCACGTGTTCGTCGCCAAATGGTGGAGCCAGGGGGACAGCCCCGAGGCCGCACTTCAGGGATCGGCCGGATCGCCGTGGAACCGGCTCAGCAACGACGACGTCGTCAAACTCCTTGAGGATCTGGAGAACGACGACTAG
- a CDS encoding fumarylacetoacetate hydrolase family protein, whose amino-acid sequence MRIARFVVDSDPAFGVVEGEEGQEEIAVMAGDPFYSGVQLTGVRHQLADVRLLAPVIPRSKVVGIGRNYAEHAKELGNEVPPAPLMFFKPNTSVIGPGDPIVLPAFSDEISFESELAVVIGRICKDVPLDRVDEVVFGYTCANDLTARDAQKTDNQWARAKGFDTSCPVGPWIETELDTENLSVKGRLDDELKQDGSTSQMIWGVRELVSYVSQAFTLLPGDLILTGTPAGVGLISEGQRYEVEIEGIGRLSNPARR is encoded by the coding sequence ATGCGTATAGCTCGATTTGTCGTTGACAGTGACCCAGCATTCGGAGTGGTAGAGGGCGAGGAAGGCCAGGAAGAGATAGCCGTTATGGCTGGCGACCCCTTCTACTCAGGGGTGCAATTGACCGGTGTCCGCCATCAGCTAGCCGATGTCAGGCTGCTCGCGCCGGTCATTCCCCGGAGTAAGGTCGTCGGTATCGGGCGGAACTACGCCGAGCATGCCAAGGAACTTGGCAATGAGGTGCCTCCGGCACCACTGATGTTCTTCAAGCCCAACACTTCAGTCATCGGTCCTGGCGATCCGATTGTTCTTCCCGCGTTCTCCGACGAGATTTCCTTTGAGTCCGAGCTCGCCGTCGTCATCGGCCGGATCTGCAAGGACGTTCCGCTGGACCGCGTGGACGAGGTGGTCTTCGGCTACACCTGCGCGAATGACCTCACCGCCAGGGACGCCCAAAAAACCGATAACCAGTGGGCCCGGGCCAAAGGATTCGATACCTCCTGCCCCGTGGGGCCGTGGATCGAAACGGAGCTCGACACCGAGAATCTCAGCGTCAAGGGCCGGCTGGATGATGAATTGAAGCAGGACGGGTCCACCAGCCAGATGATTTGGGGAGTGAGGGAACTCGTCTCGTACGTGTCGCAGGCGTTCACGCTGCTTCCGGGAGACCTCATCCTCACCGGCACGCCGGCCGGCGTTGGGCTGATCAGCGAGGGCCAACGCTACGAAGTGGAAATTGAAGGCATCGGGCGGCTGTCCAACCCTGCGCGCCGCTAA